Proteins found in one Micropterus dolomieu isolate WLL.071019.BEF.003 ecotype Adirondacks linkage group LG10, ASM2129224v1, whole genome shotgun sequence genomic segment:
- the LOC123977687 gene encoding gamma-crystallin M2-like, translated as MTSSSMNMMGKIIFYEERNFQGRSYECMNDCHDMSSYLSRCHSCRVERGCFMVYDRTNFMGNQYFMRRGEYADYMSMMGMSDCIRSCRMIPMHRGSYRMRIYEKENFQGQMYEIMEDCDNIMDRYNMSNFMSCHVMEGHWLMYEQPHYRGRMVYMKPGEYRNFMNMGWSGMRFMSMRRIMDSYY; from the coding sequence ATGACCTCCAGCAGCATGAATATGATGGGCAAAATCATCTTCTACGAGGAGAGGAACTTCCAGGGCCGCTCCTACGAGTGCATGAACGACTGCCACGACATGTCCTCCTACCTGAGCCGCTGCCACTCCTGCAGGGTGGAGAGAGGCTGCTTCATGGTCTACGACCGCACCAACTTCATGGGAAACCAGTACTTCATGAGGAGGGGCGAGTACGCCGACTACATGAGCATGATGGGCATGAGTGACTGCATCAGGTCCTGCCGCATGATCCCCATGCACAGGGGGTCCTACAGGATGAGGATCTACGAGAAGGAGAACTTCCAAGGACAGATGTATGAGATAATGGAGGACTGCGATAACATCATGGACCGCTACAACATGTCCAACTTCATGTCCTGCCACGTGATGGAAGGCCACTGGCTGATGTACGAGCAGCCCCACTACAGAGGAAGGATGGTGTACATGAAGCCTGGAGAGTACAGAAACTTCATGAACATGGGCTGGAGCGGCATGAGGTTCATGAGCATGAGGCGCATCATGGATTCCTACTACTAG